DNA sequence from the Streptomyces sp. MST-110588 genome:
ACGCCGTACGGGACGCGGCGCGCGACGCCGTAGCGTTCAAGTCGGTGGCCGCCTACCGCCACGGGCTGGCCCTGGCCCCCGAACCACCCGCCCCCGACGCCGTCCTGACCGCCGCCCGCACCTGGCTCGCCGCCGGCGCCCCGCGGCTGACCGACCCCGTACTCCTGCGTCACCTCCTGTGGCTGGCCGTCGCCACCGGCCGCCCCCTCCAACTGCACACCGGCTTCGGCGATCCCGACCTGCGTCTGGACCACGCCGACCCGGCGCTGCTCACCGGCTTCGTACGGGCCACCGCCGACACCGGCACCGACCTGGTCCTGCTGCACTGCTACCCGTACCACCGACAGGCCGCCTACCTGGCGAACGTCTTCCCGCACGTCTACGCCGACATCGGCCTGACCCTGACCCACACCGGCCCGCGCGCCGCATCCGTACTCGCCGAGTTCCTCGAACTCGCCCCCTTCGGCAAGCTGCTGTTCTCCACCGACGCCTACGGCCTGCCCGAGCTGTACGTCGTGGGCAGCGCCCTGTTCCGTACGGCCCTGGACGCCGTCCTGACCGGATGGGCCCGCTCCGGCGCCTGGTCCACCGCCGACGCCGGCCGCGTCGCGGCCCTGATCGCCGCCGGCAACTCCCGCCGTGTGTACGACCTGCCGGAACCCTGACCGCCCGGCCCCCTTCACCGACGGCAGCCACCGCACCCCCACCCACCGGGCGCCGGTCCCCGGTAAGGACCACCACGTACTCTTGTGCTTTACTGCCCCGTGCCTCCTGCCATATCCACTCCCCTTCCACACCCACCCACCCGGCCCCCACTGCGGTCCCGCATCTTCGCCGACATCACCCCCCTGCGCAGCTCCGTGCACTACCGGCGCCTGTGGTTCGGCAACACCATCTCCTGGGTGGGGCAGCAGATGACCGCCCTGGCGGTCTCGTTGCAGGTCTACGCCATCACCGGGTCGACCTTCTCCGTCGGGCTGGTCGGCCTGTGCTCGCTGGTCCCGCTGATCGTCTTCGGGCTGTACGGCGGCGCCGTAGCCGACACCGTCGACCGCCGCAAGCTGGGCCTGGCCAGCGCCGCGGGCGCGACCTCGATGTCGGTGGTGCTGGCCGCCGCCGCGCTCGCGGGCTTCCACCAGGTCTGGCTGCTCTACACGGTCGTCGCCCTCCAGGCCGTCTGCTTCGCCATGAACTCGCCGGCCCGCAGTTCGATGATCCCGCGGCTGCTGCCCGCCGAGCAGTTGCCCGCGGCCAACGCCCTCGGCTCCCTCACCAGCAACCTCGGCCTGATGGGCGGCCCCATGCTGGGCGGCGTCATCGTGGGCCTGTGGGGCTACCAGGCCGCGTACCTGATCGACGTCCTCGCCTTCACCGCCTCGCTGTACGCGATGTGGCGGCTGCCGTCCATGCGGCCCGACCAGGAGGAGGGCGCACGCAAGCGGGCCTCCGTCCTGGACGGCCTGCGCTTCCTGGCCACCCGCCCCAACGTACGCATGACCTTCTTCACCGACCTCGCGGCCATGGTGCTGGCCCAGCCGCGGGCCCTGTTCCCCGCGGTCGCCGCACTGTGGTTCGGCGGCGACGCCAAAACGGTGGGTCTGCTCGTCGCGGCCCCGGCCGTCGGCGCCGTACTGGGCGGCCTGTTCTCCGGCTGGCTCGGCGGCATCCGGCGGCACGGCCTGGCCATCCTGCTGTCCGTCGCGGCCTGGGGTGCGGCCGTCGCCGCCTTCGGACTGGCCCACCACCTGTGGCTGGGCCTGTTCTTCCTGGCCGTCGCCGGGTGCGCCGACACCGTCTCGATGGTCTTCCGCAGCACCATGCTCCAGGCCGCGACACCGGACCACATGCGCGGACGCCTCCAGGGCGTCTTCATCGTGGTGGTCGCGGGCGGACCGCGCCTGGGCGACTTCCTCACCGGCTCCGCGGCCGACCTGACCTCCCCCACGACGGCGATCATCGCCGGCGGCCTGGCCTGCGTCCTGACCGTTACCCTCCTGGGTCTGACCTCCCGCGGCTTCCTCCGCTACGACGCCCGCGACCCCCAGCCGTAACGACCGGCCCGGCCGGCACCACAACCGTCGCGGCCGGCCGGCCTCACGGCGAAGGAACGGTTCCTTTCGCGGCGCAGGTGAGGTCCGCGGCGGGCAGCGTTCCTGCGCGCAGGTAGGCGTTGACGGCCCGGTCGGCGCAGGGGACCGCCGTCCTGCCCTCGGCGCCGCGTCCGTACACGCCGTGCGAGCGGATGTCCGCGGTGATCAGGCGCGAGCCCGTGAGCTTGCGGTGCAGTGCCAGGGCACCTTCGTACGGGACGTTGTTGTCCTGCCGGGCCTGGAGCATCAGGACGGGCACCTTGTTGCCGATACGGGTGGCGGGCTCGCGGGGCTCGGTCTCCCAGAACGCGCAGGGCGCCGTCATGTCGTTGACGAGCGGGCCGAACACGGGCTGGCCGGCACGGCTGCGGACGATGTTCTTCCAGTACGTCTCCGGGTCCTTGGGCCAGCCGCCCGCGGGCCAGCCCCGGTCGCCGCACATGAAGACGGCCCCGCCGGTCATCATGTCCCCGAGCTCCGGCGAGTTGAGGAGCTCCAGCATCGCGGCGAGTTCGGGGTTCGGCTCGACCGGCTCGCCCGCCGCCGCGTCGGTCAGGGTGCGTACCGTACGGGCGAGGGCCGGGTCGTTCTCCTGGTGCTGGACGAACTGCCGCAGGAACAGGCGCAGCAGGGGCGCGCCCAGCCGGGTGCCGCCGATGGCGACGGGCCGGCGCCCGGCGCCGTCGAGGAGTGTCTGTACGGTGGCGCGCACCTGGGGGGCGGTGCGGCCGAGTCCGTAGGTGTCCGCGTGCCGGGCGGTCCACGTCGCCCACGCGTCGAGTCCTTCCTCAAGCGGCTTGCCCGCCCGGCGGAAGAGCTCGTACTGGGTGGCGTCGGGGTCGGTGGAGGAGTCGAGGATCACGCGGTCGGCCCGGCGCGGGAACATCTGGGTGTAGAGGGCTCCCAGGTCGGCGCCGTAGGAGACCCCGTAGTACGACAGCTTGTCCTCGCCCAGGGCGGCGCGGATCGCGTCCATGTCACGGGCGACGTTGCGGGAGGAGGCGTGCGGGAGCAGCGCCGCGTTCTCGCCGTGGGCGAAGCAGCGCCGGGCCGTCTCCCGGGCGCGCCGCACCGTGTCCTCGAAGTCCCGGCGGGGGAGGTCACTTGGCGGGGCGGGTCCGGCGGCGTGGCCGGACCGCAGGTGAGGGGGGTGCTTGCGCCCAGGAAGCGCGGGTCGAAGCCGATCAGGTCGTACCGGTCCGCCACGTCCTTCAGCGTCTGCCGCAGCCCCAGGGTGGTGGACAGGCCGGGACCGCCGGGGCCACCGGGGTTGGACAGCAGGATGCCGCGCCGGTGTGCCCGGTCCTTGGCCTTGACGCGGGAGACCGCGAGCCGGATGGTACGGCCGCCGGGGTGGGCGTGATCCAGGGGGACGGTCACCTCGGCGCACTCGGCTCCCGCCTCGTTCAGCTCCTGCTGGGCCGCCGGGCAGGGTCCCCATCGCAGAGTGTCCGACGGGCTGGGCCGGGCCGTCGCGGGGGCCGTGCCCGCGACCAGCCCGGCCAGGGCGAGCCCGGCCGCGAGCAGGGGTTTGACGCGCATGTTTCTCCTGGGGGAAGCAACGACGGTCGTGACCTGACGACATTAGGGGAAACCCGGGAGAGGGGACATGGGGTCAGCGGGACAGTGGATGCGGGGATTGCCCCATGGCGGACGGCCATCCGGCTTCGTACGGTGGGACGTTGGGCATCCGAGGTGGCGGATTGAGCATCCCTGGCGGCGGGTTGAGTACCCCGAGCGGCGGGCGGCCGGTCTCCAGGTACGGCCGGGCTGCTCGCGTACGGGCGACCGCCTGCGTACGACCAACTGCCTGCGTACGGCCAACTGCCCGCTGTCGTCCCTGTACCGGCCGGTCGGCGCCTCCGCCCCCGTCAGCGTCCCTGCCCCGGCCAGTGCCACTCCGCGACCTCCGGAAGGTCGGTGCCGTGCTCGCGGACCCATCGGTGGTGGCGGTGGCGCGCGTCCGCCATGGCCTGGCGGATGCCGGCAGCCTGCACCGCCAGGCCCGGCACCCGGTCGATGACGTCCATGACCAGCCGGTAGCGGTCCAGGTCGTTGCGGACGACCATGTCGAAGGGGGTGGTCGTGGTGCCCATCTCCTTGTAGCCGCGGACGTGCAGGTTCGGGTGGACGGCCCGGCGGTAGGCCAGTCGGTGGATCAGCCACGGATAGCCGTGGTACGCGAAGACGACCGGCGTGTCCGGGGGGAGCAGGGCGTCGAACTCGTGGTCCGCCATCCCGTGCGGATGCTCCTCCCGGGGCAGCAGTCGCGTCATGTCCACGATGTTCACCACCCGTACGGCCAGATCCGGCAGGTGTCTGCGCAGCAGGGACGCGGCGGCCAGCGTCTCCTGGGTCGGTACGTCACCGGCGCAGGCCAGGACGGCCTGCGGCCCGTGCCCGGCCCGTTCGGTGCCCGCCCACTCCCAGATCCCCGCGCCGCGCGCACAGTGGGCCCGTGCCTGGTCGACGGTCAGCCAGTCGAAGCACGGCTGCTTGCCCGCCACCACCACATTGACCACGTCGCGGGTGCGCAGTACGTGGTCGGCCACGCACAGCAGGGTGTTGGCGTCCGGCGGCAGATAGACCCGTACCGCGTCCGGGCTCTTGTTGAGGATGTGGTCGACGAAGCCCGGGTCCTGGTGGGAGAAGCCGTTGTGGTCCTGCCGCCACACGTGCGAGGTGAGCAGGTAGTTCAGTGCCGGAACCGGCGCCCGCCAGGGGATGCGGTGCGCCGTGCGGATCCACTTCACGTGCTGCGCGGCCATACTCGCCACGATGTGCGCGAACGCCTCGTAGGAGGAGAACAGGCCGTGCCGGCCGGTCAGCACATAGCCCTCCAGCCAGCCCTGGCACAGGTGCTCGGAGAGCACTTCCATGACCCGGCCGTGCCGCCCCAGGTGCTCGTCGGTGGGCAGACCGGCCGCCTGCCACGCCTTGTCCGTGGTCTCGTACACGTCCTGGAGGCGGTTGGAGGCGGTCTCGTCCGGCCCGAACAGCCGGAAGTCACGGCGGTCGGCGGTACGGTCCATCAGGTCACGCAGCAGACCGCCCAGCACGCGGGTCGGCTCGTGCGAGGTGGCACCGGGCTCGTCGACGGGCACGGCGTAGTGCACCGGGTCGGGCAGCGGCAGCGTACGGGCCAGCCGGCCGCCGTTGGCGTACGGGGAGGCGCTCAGCCGGCGCTCGCCCCGGGGCACCTGCGCCAGGACGTGCGGCCGTGGGCGCCCGTCCTCGTCGAAGAGTTCCCCGGGCGCGTACGAGCGCAGCCAGCGCTCCAGTTGCCGCCGGTGCCCGGCGTTCTCCCGGACACCGGCCAGCGGCACCTGATGGGCCCGCCAGGTGCCCTCGACCGGTACGCCGTCCACCTCGTCGGGGCCCGTCCAGCCCTTGGGAGTACGCAGCACGATCACCGGCCAGCGGGGGCGGGTGTCCGCGCCGTCCTGGCGGGCGGCCCGCTGCGCGGCGTGGATACGGTCCACGGCGGTGTCCATGGCGGCGGCCATCGCACGGTGCACCCGGGCGGGGTCGTCACCGGTGACGTACAGGGGGTCGTGCCCGTAACCGCGCAGCAGCGCGTCCAGTTCCTCGTCGGTCAGCCGGGCGAGCACCGCCGGATTGGCGATCTTGTAGCCGTTCAGGTGCAGGATCGGCAGGACGGCCCCGTCGTGCACCGGGTCCAGGAACTTGTTGGCGTGCCAGGACGCGGCCAGCGGACCGGTCTCCGCCTCGCCGTCCCCGATCACGCACGCGACCAGCAGATCCGGGTGGTCCAGCGCGGCCCCGTAGGCGTGCGCCAGCGAATAGCCCAGCTCACCGCCCTCGTGGAAGGAGCCGGGCGCGTCGGGCGCGGCGTGGCTGGGCACCCCGCCGGGGAAGGAGAACTGCCGGAACAGCCGCGCCATGCCCGCGCCGTCCCGCGACAGGTCGGGGTCCAGCTCCTGGTACGTACCGTCCAGCCAGGCACCGGCGAAGACGGACGGTCCGCCGTGGCCCGGCCCCCACACGCACACCGCGTCCTGCCCCCGGGTGCTGATCACCCGGTTGAGGTGGGTGTGGACCAGGTTGAGGCCGGGGCAGGTTCCCCAGTGGCCGAGCAGCCGGGGCTTGATGTGCTCGGGGCGCAGCTCCTCGGTGAGCAGGGGATTCCCGGTCAGATAGATCTGTCCGGCGGCGAGGTAGTTCAGCGCCCTCCAGTGCGCGTCGAGAGTGTGCAGGTCACTGTCCGACAGGTCGCTGCCGGTCACGTTGCTGCCGGTCACGTCGCTGTTGGCCAGGT
Encoded proteins:
- a CDS encoding MFS transporter, translating into MPPAISTPLPHPPTRPPLRSRIFADITPLRSSVHYRRLWFGNTISWVGQQMTALAVSLQVYAITGSTFSVGLVGLCSLVPLIVFGLYGGAVADTVDRRKLGLASAAGATSMSVVLAAAALAGFHQVWLLYTVVALQAVCFAMNSPARSSMIPRLLPAEQLPAANALGSLTSNLGLMGGPMLGGVIVGLWGYQAAYLIDVLAFTASLYAMWRLPSMRPDQEEGARKRASVLDGLRFLATRPNVRMTFFTDLAAMVLAQPRALFPAVAALWFGGDAKTVGLLVAAPAVGAVLGGLFSGWLGGIRRHGLAILLSVAAWGAAVAAFGLAHHLWLGLFFLAVAGCADTVSMVFRSTMLQAATPDHMRGRLQGVFIVVVAGGPRLGDFLTGSAADLTSPTTAIIAGGLACVLTVTLLGLTSRGFLRYDARDPQP
- a CDS encoding phosphoketolase family protein, which translates into the protein MESPEPLTSRDLTDSDLTDNDLANSDVTGSNVTGSDLSDSDLHTLDAHWRALNYLAAGQIYLTGNPLLTEELRPEHIKPRLLGHWGTCPGLNLVHTHLNRVISTRGQDAVCVWGPGHGGPSVFAGAWLDGTYQELDPDLSRDGAGMARLFRQFSFPGGVPSHAAPDAPGSFHEGGELGYSLAHAYGAALDHPDLLVACVIGDGEAETGPLAASWHANKFLDPVHDGAVLPILHLNGYKIANPAVLARLTDEELDALLRGYGHDPLYVTGDDPARVHRAMAAAMDTAVDRIHAAQRAARQDGADTRPRWPVIVLRTPKGWTGPDEVDGVPVEGTWRAHQVPLAGVRENAGHRRQLERWLRSYAPGELFDEDGRPRPHVLAQVPRGERRLSASPYANGGRLARTLPLPDPVHYAVPVDEPGATSHEPTRVLGGLLRDLMDRTADRRDFRLFGPDETASNRLQDVYETTDKAWQAAGLPTDEHLGRHGRVMEVLSEHLCQGWLEGYVLTGRHGLFSSYEAFAHIVASMAAQHVKWIRTAHRIPWRAPVPALNYLLTSHVWRQDHNGFSHQDPGFVDHILNKSPDAVRVYLPPDANTLLCVADHVLRTRDVVNVVVAGKQPCFDWLTVDQARAHCARGAGIWEWAGTERAGHGPQAVLACAGDVPTQETLAAASLLRRHLPDLAVRVVNIVDMTRLLPREEHPHGMADHEFDALLPPDTPVVFAYHGYPWLIHRLAYRRAVHPNLHVRGYKEMGTTTTPFDMVVRNDLDRYRLVMDVIDRVPGLAVQAAGIRQAMADARHRHHRWVREHGTDLPEVAEWHWPGQGR
- a CDS encoding alpha/beta fold hydrolase, with amino-acid sequence MRRARETARRCFAHGENAALLPHASSRNVARDMDAIRAALGEDKLSYYGVSYGADLGALYTQMFPRRADRVILDSSTDPDATQYELFRRAGKPLEEGLDAWATWTARHADTYGLGRTAPQVRATVQTLLDGAGRRPVAIGGTRLGAPLLRLFLRQFVQHQENDPALARTVRTLTDAAAGEPVEPNPELAAMLELLNSPELGDMMTGGAVFMCGDRGWPAGGWPKDPETYWKNIVRSRAGQPVFGPLVNDMTAPCAFWETEPREPATRIGNKVPVLMLQARQDNNVPYEGALALHRKLTGSRLITADIRSHGVYGRGAEGRTAVPCADRAVNAYLRAGTLPAADLTCAAKGTVPSP
- a CDS encoding amidohydrolase family protein, producing the protein MPGHPPTPAPESSLLSLTSLSPLPPLVDHHCHGVLRGEPDRATFEALLTESDRPPAAGTSFFDTQTGFAVRRWCPPLLGLPAHCPPEDYLARRRELGPARTRELLLRATGIGTYLLDTGLPGDLTGVAETAEAGGAAGHEVVRLEWLAERLGRRMADGMRPTGEGRAAPVTAPAPVTAPAPASAPATAAAEFTAALADAVRDAARDAVAFKSVAAYRHGLALAPEPPAPDAVLTAARTWLAAGAPRLTDPVLLRHLLWLAVATGRPLQLHTGFGDPDLRLDHADPALLTGFVRATADTGTDLVLLHCYPYHRQAAYLANVFPHVYADIGLTLTHTGPRAASVLAEFLELAPFGKLLFSTDAYGLPELYVVGSALFRTALDAVLTGWARSGAWSTADAGRVAALIAAGNSRRVYDLPEP